In the Muricauda sp. MAR_2010_75 genome, one interval contains:
- a CDS encoding DEAD/DEAH box helicase, producing MEVKKGVNKKTLYDYQQEDLRKIFKHLDEMPEGTNLLYQLPTGGGKTVVFSEITRKYIQNTGKKVMVLTHRIELSKQTSQMLHGFGVANKVINSEVKELYDQDDYMCFVAMVETLNNRLQEEKVTINNIGLVIIDEAHYNSFRKLFKYFDKATILGVTATPLSSNIKLPMKDNYKHLIIGESIKSLIEKGFLAKANLYNYDVSLKTLKLGIHGDYTVKSSDEFYGNHSMLGKLLTAYEEIAKGTKTLIFNNGINTSLYVYETFKKAGYNIRHLDNKNTATERREILDWFAETPDAILTSVSILTTGFDEPTVQSIILNRATRSLTLYFQMIGRGSRVLPDKDEFNVIDMGNNIARFGPWDVPVDWQEIFHFPDFYLENIKNDEEIERDFVYEMPDELKAKFSKSDDITFDIKAEYKKVFAEGKKSKEVLERSIEQHAKICVENSEDVFDARILAKELKDEIAYRVRQYSYCIMNNTKNYKEWLEEDYERKLRSSISKKFAAML from the coding sequence TTGGAAGTAAAAAAAGGAGTAAACAAAAAAACATTATACGATTACCAGCAAGAAGATTTACGCAAAATCTTCAAGCACTTAGATGAAATGCCCGAGGGCACCAATTTGCTGTACCAACTTCCCACAGGTGGGGGAAAAACTGTTGTTTTTTCTGAAATAACCCGAAAGTACATCCAAAACACGGGCAAAAAGGTGATGGTGCTCACGCACCGGATTGAGCTGAGCAAGCAGACCTCTCAAATGCTCCACGGGTTTGGTGTGGCCAACAAAGTCATCAACAGCGAGGTCAAAGAACTGTACGATCAGGATGATTATATGTGCTTTGTGGCCATGGTCGAAACCCTCAATAATCGCCTTCAGGAAGAAAAAGTGACCATTAACAATATTGGTCTGGTCATTATTGATGAAGCCCACTATAATTCCTTCCGGAAACTCTTTAAATATTTTGATAAGGCCACCATTCTTGGGGTGACGGCAACGCCGTTGAGTTCCAACATTAAACTCCCCATGAAGGACAATTACAAGCATTTGATCATTGGGGAATCCATTAAATCGTTGATTGAAAAAGGGTTTTTGGCCAAGGCCAATCTCTACAATTACGATGTGAGCCTTAAAACCCTTAAACTGGGCATCCATGGGGACTATACCGTAAAATCATCAGATGAATTCTACGGAAACCACAGTATGCTGGGCAAACTATTAACGGCCTATGAGGAAATTGCAAAGGGAACCAAAACCTTGATTTTCAACAATGGTATCAACACGTCGCTGTACGTCTACGAAACCTTTAAAAAGGCAGGCTACAACATTCGCCATTTGGACAATAAAAACACGGCCACGGAAAGGCGCGAAATTTTGGACTGGTTTGCGGAAACCCCGGATGCCATCCTCACCTCCGTCAGTATCTTGACTACAGGTTTTGATGAGCCTACCGTGCAATCCATTATCCTGAACCGAGCTACGAGATCACTCACCCTATATTTTCAGATGATCGGGCGCGGTTCCCGGGTATTGCCAGATAAGGACGAGTTCAATGTTATTGATATGGGGAACAATATTGCCCGTTTTGGGCCGTGGGATGTTCCCGTAGATTGGCAAGAAATCTTTCATTTTCCTGATTTTTATTTGGAGAATATTAAAAATGATGAGGAAATTGAGCGCGACTTTGTCTATGAAATGCCCGATGAACTCAAGGCCAAGTTCAGCAAATCCGATGACATCACCTTCGATATTAAAGCAGAGTACAAAAAAGTGTTTGCCGAAGGGAAAAAATCCAAAGAGGTTCTGGAGCGAAGCATTGAACAGCATGCCAAAATTTGTGTGGAAAACAGTGAAGATGTGTTTGATGCCCGGATTCTGGCCAAAGAACTCAAGGATGAAATTGCGTACCGGGTGCGCCAATATTCCTATTGCATCATGAACAACACCAAAAACTACAAGGAGTGGTTGGAGGAGGACTATGAGCGAAAACTCCGCTCCAGTATTTCCAAGAAGTTTGCCGCAATGCTTTAG
- a CDS encoding glycosyltransferase, whose amino-acid sequence MKKAFFIGYVWPEPNTTAAGHRMVQLLEAFQSFGYQITFGSTAVKTEYSLDLDAFGIDSVSIALNDSSFDDFIKMLKPDVVVFDRFMIEEQFGWRVAEFAPQALRILNTEDLHALRKAREEVHKKNLSFTIDDWKNHPMTLREVASVYRSDITLLVSTYEMEILRNELNIPESLLFHLPLMLDKLNESLVSKWPKFEERKDFICIGNGKHAPNVDSIQILKNEIWPRIHKQLSEANLYVYGAYLPQQVKEMHQSKEGFHVVGWKKNIENVLKNARLLLAPLQFGAGIKGKLLDAMCYGTPSVTTTIGAEGMLGDLPWNGTISDEWSSFANAAVELYQNRKKWNEAQKNGAVLINNLYEKEFQKQSLKQKIEATAQNQDSHRSKNFIGRMLQHHTQASTKYMAKWIEAKNS is encoded by the coding sequence ATGAAAAAGGCCTTCTTTATCGGATATGTTTGGCCTGAGCCCAACACTACGGCAGCAGGACACCGTATGGTCCAATTACTGGAAGCCTTTCAAAGTTTCGGGTATCAGATTACTTTTGGTTCCACCGCGGTGAAAACGGAATACAGTTTGGATTTAGATGCATTCGGTATCGATTCAGTGTCTATTGCATTGAACGATTCCAGTTTTGACGATTTCATCAAAATGCTGAAACCCGATGTTGTGGTCTTTGACCGTTTTATGATTGAGGAACAATTTGGTTGGCGGGTGGCCGAATTTGCTCCACAAGCCCTTCGGATATTGAATACCGAGGACCTCCATGCCTTGCGAAAGGCTAGGGAAGAGGTTCATAAAAAGAATCTATCCTTCACTATTGATGATTGGAAAAACCACCCCATGACCTTGCGGGAAGTGGCCAGTGTTTATCGTTCCGATATTACGTTACTGGTTTCCACTTATGAAATGGAGATTCTTCGGAATGAATTGAATATTCCTGAATCATTGCTTTTCCATTTGCCTCTGATGTTGGATAAATTGAATGAATCTTTAGTTTCAAAATGGCCCAAGTTTGAAGAACGAAAAGATTTTATCTGTATTGGAAATGGCAAGCATGCCCCAAATGTAGATTCCATTCAAATATTAAAAAATGAGATATGGCCACGCATTCACAAACAACTCTCTGAGGCTAATCTTTATGTGTATGGTGCCTATTTACCCCAACAGGTTAAAGAAATGCACCAGTCAAAAGAGGGCTTTCATGTTGTTGGCTGGAAAAAAAACATTGAAAACGTTCTCAAAAATGCTCGCTTGCTTCTGGCTCCCTTACAGTTTGGAGCTGGAATCAAGGGAAAATTATTGGATGCCATGTGCTATGGAACACCAAGTGTCACCACAACCATTGGCGCTGAAGGAATGTTAGGAGATTTACCTTGGAATGGTACCATTTCTGATGAATGGAGCTCTTTTGCAAATGCTGCTGTTGAATTGTATCAAAATCGCAAAAAATGGAACGAAGCACAAAAAAATGGGGCAGTGCTCATCAACAATTTGTATGAAAAAGAATTCCAAAAGCAATCACTGAAACAAAAAATTGAAGCAACAGCACAAAACCAGGATTCTCATCGGTCCAAAAACTTCATAGGACGAATGCTACAACACCATACCCAAGCCAGCACCAAATACATGGCGAAGTGGATCGAGGCAAAAAACAGTTGA
- a CDS encoding carbon-nitrogen hydrolase family protein, whose product MKISEIDTIELQYLQFEDYLEIKDVMVSAYSTMPEAFWKEHHIQTLLDKFQEGQVVIKVNGQIAGCALSIIIDYNKFDDSHTYRQITADYTFDSHDPEGDMLYGIDIFIKPEFRGLRLGRRLYDYRKELCEKMNLKGIAFGGRIPNYHRYSQEMSPKEYIEKVRRKEIEDPVLNFQISNDFHPARILKGYLEGDEASREFAVLLEWDNIYYEKPIKKAATKKKVVRLGLIQWQMRPYENIDSLLQQAEYFIDAVSGYRSDFALFPEFFNAPLMAKNNHLGEAEAIRELAKHTEEIVQKFSNFSISYNINIIAGSMPEIKDGKLYNVGYLCKRNGTVERYEKLHVTPDEAKVWGLQGGKELKVFDTDCGKIGVLICYDSEFPELSRLLADEGMDILFVPFLTDTQNGYSRVRNCAQARAIENECYVAIAGSVGNLPNVHNMDIQFAQSMVFTPCDFSFPTNGIKAEATPNTEMILIADLDIDLLRELHQFGAVRNLKDRRKDIFELRKR is encoded by the coding sequence ATGAAAATCAGCGAAATTGATACTATAGAATTACAATATCTTCAGTTTGAGGATTATTTGGAGATAAAGGATGTCATGGTCTCGGCTTACTCTACCATGCCGGAAGCTTTTTGGAAAGAGCACCATATTCAGACATTGCTCGATAAATTTCAAGAAGGCCAGGTGGTCATCAAAGTCAATGGTCAAATCGCGGGATGTGCCCTATCCATTATTATCGACTACAACAAATTTGATGATAGTCACACGTATCGGCAAATCACTGCGGACTACACTTTTGATTCCCATGACCCTGAAGGCGATATGTTATATGGCATAGATATTTTCATCAAGCCTGAATTTAGAGGGCTACGACTGGGGAGAAGGTTGTACGATTACAGAAAGGAACTTTGCGAAAAAATGAACCTCAAAGGAATAGCTTTTGGGGGAAGGATTCCCAATTACCATAGATATTCGCAAGAAATGAGTCCCAAGGAATACATTGAAAAAGTACGGAGAAAAGAAATTGAGGACCCCGTACTGAACTTTCAAATATCAAATGATTTTCATCCGGCCAGAATATTAAAAGGATATTTGGAAGGTGATGAAGCCTCCAGGGAATTTGCGGTGCTCTTGGAATGGGACAATATTTATTATGAAAAGCCGATAAAAAAGGCAGCTACCAAGAAAAAGGTGGTACGGTTGGGGCTCATTCAATGGCAAATGCGTCCGTATGAAAATATTGACTCCTTACTTCAGCAAGCCGAATATTTTATTGATGCTGTTTCAGGATATCGCTCAGATTTTGCACTATTTCCAGAATTTTTCAATGCGCCACTAATGGCTAAAAACAACCATTTGGGCGAAGCGGAGGCTATTCGGGAATTGGCAAAGCATACCGAAGAAATCGTACAAAAATTTTCCAATTTTTCCATCTCGTACAATATCAACATTATTGCAGGGAGTATGCCCGAAATAAAGGACGGAAAGCTGTACAATGTTGGCTATTTATGCAAAAGAAATGGAACCGTGGAGCGGTATGAAAAATTGCACGTTACCCCCGATGAGGCCAAAGTATGGGGGTTACAGGGCGGCAAGGAACTCAAGGTTTTTGATACGGATTGTGGTAAAATAGGGGTCCTTATATGCTATGATTCAGAGTTTCCTGAATTAAGTCGACTTCTTGCCGATGAGGGAATGGACATCCTCTTCGTTCCTTTTTTGACTGATACCCAAAATGGGTATTCCCGAGTTCGGAATTGTGCACAGGCCAGAGCCATAGAAAATGAATGCTATGTGGCCATTGCAGGAAGCGTTGGTAACCTGCCCAATGTTCATAATATGGACATCCAGTTTGCCCAGTCCATGGTCTTTACCCCCTGCGATTTTTCATTTCCTACCAATGGGATCAAAGCTGAAGCAACACCCAATACTGAAATGATACTTATTGCGGACTTGGATATTGACCTATTACGGGAACTGCATCAATTTGGTGCCGTAAGAAATTTAAAGGACAGGAGAAAGGATATTTTTGAGTTGAGAAAACGGTAG